A genomic segment from Drosophila miranda strain MSH22 chromosome 3, D.miranda_PacBio2.1, whole genome shotgun sequence encodes:
- the LOC108160919 gene encoding uncharacterized protein LOC108160919 isoform X2: MEEDDQLGQFEAGEEKSIVMRVPKPMPPPSGRILASSIEMRLLEMQRKLSAIAEIPKILSSTLATVSQSFGRMSEEEAQAQAAAYIQRKCSYDEDALDYELRDGGDEDVLGDTDIDTDTHSVDSDEDDLVQVQDGLKQSKLLKDVTPESDYASEANYPANEGSDASDDSEAESEDDGGATGNAVFFMKLPAASVEDATSYPSSSSETDDGGDFLSTTYTWNLRNIPKLRINDDEAETDAELTLSPQQQPLQKEEQKSMADTSKVRPATPTPQAPPQESAEGQTQKLLFKLDKLERSWPWADRERIIYKQSTCHLVPRKPLGLVGQRMQLLLKAKKQ; this comes from the exons ATGGAGGAGGACGATCAACTGGGGCAGTTTGAGGCCGGCGAAGAGAAGTCGATTGTGATGCGAGTGCCAAAGCCGATGCCGCCGCCCAGTG GACGAATTCTGGCCAGCTCCATTGAGATGCGCCTGCTGGAGATGCAGCGGAAGCTCTCGGCGATTGCCGAAATACCCAAAATTTTGTCCTCCACCCTGGCCACGGTATCTCAGagctttggcagaatgagcgagGAGGAGGCCCAGGCACAGGCCGCGGCCTATATACAGCGAAAGTGCTCCTACGATGAGGATGCTCTTGACTACGAGCTGAGGGATGGCGGAGACGAGGACGTGCTGGGTGACACTGACATTGACACTGACACTCACAGTGTTGACAGTGATGAGGATGATTTGGTACAGGTACAGGACGGTTTGAAGCAatcaaagctgctgaaggatgTCACCCCGGAATCGGATTATGCATCGGAAGCCAATTACCCGGCAAATGAGGGAAGCGATGCCAGCGATGACTCAGAGGCGGAGTCGGAGGATGATGGGGGCGCGACTGGGAATGCGGTGTTCTTTATGAAGCTGCCTGCAGCGTCAGTCGAAGACGCCACCTCCTATCCCTCCAGCAGTTCCGAAACCGACGACGGCGGCGACTTTTTGAGCACCACTTACACATGGAATCTCCGCAACATACCCAAGCTGCGTATCAATGATGATGAGGCTGAAACGGATGCCGAACTGACGCTGAgcccgcagcagcagccgctgcAGAAGGAAGAGCAGAAATCTATGGCAGACACTTCAAAGGTGCGTCctgccacacccacacctcaGGCACCGCCACAGGAGTCGGCCGAGGGGCAGACACAAAAG TTGCTGTTTAAACTGGACAAGCTGGAGCGCTCTTGGCCCTGGGCAGACCGTGAGAGAATCATTTACAA GCAATCCACATGCCATTTGGTGCCCCGCAAGCCGCTGGGACTGGTCGGACAACGAATGCAACTGCTCCTCAAGGCGAAGAAGCAGTAG
- the LOC108160919 gene encoding uncharacterized protein LOC108160919 isoform X1, which yields MPEQLGLQWSTPETKKNAPIIKMSCGIGDTDAFPAFDVDSDAYASKDDTKWGFLVTGGAEFHMPLTVFQVTPDGLADKAGIRLGDIILEINEEDATQLTLTQAHEKINASPKKIHFVLRNMEEDDQLGQFEAGEEKSIVMRVPKPMPPPSGRILASSIEMRLLEMQRKLSAIAEIPKILSSTLATVSQSFGRMSEEEAQAQAAAYIQRKCSYDEDALDYELRDGGDEDVLGDTDIDTDTHSVDSDEDDLVQVQDGLKQSKLLKDVTPESDYASEANYPANEGSDASDDSEAESEDDGGATGNAVFFMKLPAASVEDATSYPSSSSETDDGGDFLSTTYTWNLRNIPKLRINDDEAETDAELTLSPQQQPLQKEEQKSMADTSKVRPATPTPQAPPQESAEGQTQKLLFKLDKLERSWPWADRERIIYKQSTCHLVPRKPLGLVGQRMQLLLKAKKQ from the exons ATGCCGGAGCAACTGGGTCTCCAGTGGTCGACGCCGGAGACAAAGAAGAATGCGCCCATTATCAAGATGTCCTGCGGCATCGGCGACACAGATGCCTTTCCCGCCTTCGATGTCGATTCGGATGCGTATGCCTCCAAGGACGACACCAAATGGGGTTTCCTGGTAACCGGCGGCGCCGAGTTTCACATGCCGCTAACAGTCTTCCAG GTTACACCCGATGGTCTGGCTGACAAGGCGGGCATACGTCTGGGCGATATTATACTCGAGATAAACGAAGAGGACGCCACGCAGCTGACGCTGACCCAGGCACACGAGAAAATCAACGCCTCGCCCAAGAAGATACATTTCGTGCTGCGCAA CATGGAGGAGGACGATCAACTGGGGCAGTTTGAGGCCGGCGAAGAGAAGTCGATTGTGATGCGAGTGCCAAAGCCGATGCCGCCGCCCAGTG GACGAATTCTGGCCAGCTCCATTGAGATGCGCCTGCTGGAGATGCAGCGGAAGCTCTCGGCGATTGCCGAAATACCCAAAATTTTGTCCTCCACCCTGGCCACGGTATCTCAGagctttggcagaatgagcgagGAGGAGGCCCAGGCACAGGCCGCGGCCTATATACAGCGAAAGTGCTCCTACGATGAGGATGCTCTTGACTACGAGCTGAGGGATGGCGGAGACGAGGACGTGCTGGGTGACACTGACATTGACACTGACACTCACAGTGTTGACAGTGATGAGGATGATTTGGTACAGGTACAGGACGGTTTGAAGCAatcaaagctgctgaaggatgTCACCCCGGAATCGGATTATGCATCGGAAGCCAATTACCCGGCAAATGAGGGAAGCGATGCCAGCGATGACTCAGAGGCGGAGTCGGAGGATGATGGGGGCGCGACTGGGAATGCGGTGTTCTTTATGAAGCTGCCTGCAGCGTCAGTCGAAGACGCCACCTCCTATCCCTCCAGCAGTTCCGAAACCGACGACGGCGGCGACTTTTTGAGCACCACTTACACATGGAATCTCCGCAACATACCCAAGCTGCGTATCAATGATGATGAGGCTGAAACGGATGCCGAACTGACGCTGAgcccgcagcagcagccgctgcAGAAGGAAGAGCAGAAATCTATGGCAGACACTTCAAAGGTGCGTCctgccacacccacacctcaGGCACCGCCACAGGAGTCGGCCGAGGGGCAGACACAAAAG TTGCTGTTTAAACTGGACAAGCTGGAGCGCTCTTGGCCCTGGGCAGACCGTGAGAGAATCATTTACAA GCAATCCACATGCCATTTGGTGCCCCGCAAGCCGCTGGGACTGGTCGGACAACGAATGCAACTGCTCCTCAAGGCGAAGAAGCAGTAG
- the LOC108160919 gene encoding PDZ and LIM domain protein 7 isoform X3 — MPEQLGLQWSTPETKKNAPIIKMSCGIGDTDAFPAFDVDSDAYASKDDTKWGFLVTGGAEFHMPLTVFQVTPDGLADKAGIRLGDIILEINEEDATQLTLTQAHEKINASPKKIHFVLRNMEEDDQLGQFEAGEEKSIVMRVPKPMPPPSDFHPTPLLGSRCWHPIMWQDPPEPPKPKKKKTKTELDDEGNEVVIELSEDESSDEEEQELPHHRIMRNIRRFFSEVGDNRELRSSTIENMLLALPTASRAK, encoded by the exons ATGCCGGAGCAACTGGGTCTCCAGTGGTCGACGCCGGAGACAAAGAAGAATGCGCCCATTATCAAGATGTCCTGCGGCATCGGCGACACAGATGCCTTTCCCGCCTTCGATGTCGATTCGGATGCGTATGCCTCCAAGGACGACACCAAATGGGGTTTCCTGGTAACCGGCGGCGCCGAGTTTCACATGCCGCTAACAGTCTTCCAG GTTACACCCGATGGTCTGGCTGACAAGGCGGGCATACGTCTGGGCGATATTATACTCGAGATAAACGAAGAGGACGCCACGCAGCTGACGCTGACCCAGGCACACGAGAAAATCAACGCCTCGCCCAAGAAGATACATTTCGTGCTGCGCAA CATGGAGGAGGACGATCAACTGGGGCAGTTTGAGGCCGGCGAAGAGAAGTCGATTGTGATGCGAGTGCCAAAGCCGATGCCGCCGCCCAGTG ACTTCCACCCAACCCCCCTGCTTGGCTCACGTTGTTGGCATCCGATCATGTGGCAAGACCCGCCCGAGCCGCCAAAGCCcaagaaaaagaaaaccaaaacggAGCTTGATGACGAGGGCAACGAGGTGGTGATTGAACTTAGCGAGGACGAGTCCTCggacgaggaggagcag GAGTTGCCCCATCACCGCATCATGCGGAACATTCGGCGCTTCTTTTCGGAGGTCGGTGACAATCGGGAGTTACGCAGCAGCACCATCGAAAATATGCTGCTGGCCCTGCCCACTGCATCCAGGGCCAAGTGA
- the LOC108160870 gene encoding transcriptional regulator ATRX has protein sequence MQQSLLLLSLAALVLSAAVALPLSVEESAERGSSLQSEMEMELEKELAESVEGDEILSTGWDSNESSGPKTVVKRSPEAAANDASSSSEEHGKDKAKTKADSSGESSEELKKKEQQPAQAEPEQAEQRKRRSTEAAGKDASSSSEEHGNDKEKAKAKTDSSGESSEELKKKEQPEPEKANRRRRQAIKDSHSAEIVDDDEDPLHQDSQAEKEDGPVPAITPPDNTSIEDYAQGCEVMEVSSKEANETTYIE, from the coding sequence ATGCAGCAATCCTTGCTGCTCCTGTCGCTGGCGGCCCTCGTCCTTAGTGCGGCAGTTGCCCTGCCCCTGAGTGTAGAGGAGTCCGCCGAGAGGGGATCCAGCCTGCAGAgtgagatggagatggagttgGAGAAGGAGCTGGCAGAGAGTGTGGAGGGCGATGAGATATTGAGTACGGGCTGGGACAGCAACGAGAGCAGTGGTCCGAAGACTGTCGTTAAGCGATCGCCTGAAGCGGCTGCCAATGACGCCAGCAGCTCCTCGGAGGAGCATGGAAAGGACAAGGCCAAAACCAAGGCGGACAGCTCCGGCGAATCTTCCGAGGAGTTAAAaaagaaggagcagcagccggcACAGGCTGAACCGGAACAAGCAGAACAGAGGAAAAGAAGATCCACAGAGGCGGCTGGCAAGGACGCCAGCAGCTCCTCGGAGGAACATGGAAATGACAAGgaaaaagccaaagccaagaCGGATAGCTCGGGGGAATCCTCCGAGGAGTTGAAGAAGAAGGAGCAGCCTGAGCCGGAGAAAGCCAACAGGAGAAGACGTCAGGCCATCAAGGACTCGCACAGCGCTGAGATTgtggatgatgatgaggatCCCCTTCATCAAGACAGTCAGGCTGAGAAAGAGGATGGACCTGTGCCTGCCATCACTCCACCGGACAACACCAGCATCGAGGACTACGCCCAAGGATGCGAGGTGATGGAGGTGAGCTCCAAGGAGGCCAACGAGACAACCTACATCGAATGA